A region from the Bradyrhizobium erythrophlei genome encodes:
- a CDS encoding xanthine dehydrogenase family protein molybdopterin-binding subunit translates to MESTVTTAAEVAVSSGLTRRSFLSQSIALGGGLVVPFIFPVTGSRAAVTENPASVTFEPNGFIRVTSEGKISVIIPYVEMGQGIYTALTMLIAEELDVPMPKVVVEHAPADEKLYANPILGTQTTGASLSVRVTWTPLRMAGATARTMLVSAAAATWKVPADSCCAENGDVSHPPSGRKLSYGALAAMAAIMPVPEKVSLKDPAQFKLIGKSIPRVDTVAKSTGVAVFGIDTQIPGLLVASVASSPVKGGRVVEVDDSKAKAVRGVTQIVVLDDVVAVVGEHTGATRKGLSLLDISWDASPQGEYSTETLTAELAAASKRKGVIATQKGDVAVSLAAAATRVDAVYQNPLLAHTTMEPMNCTVALHRDRCELWLGTQAATRVQSAAAKITGLPLEAVEVHNQFLGGGFGRRVEADVVEQAVRIAQKVDRPVKIIWSREEDVQHDFYRPYYYHVLSAGLDPSGRPLAWSHRVVGSSTTARWMPQFFKGGLDGDAVEGAYGPYTFPDVFIDYVRQESPAINTGWWRGVGPTRNTFVVEGFIDELASTAKQDPVRYRADLLAEHPRASVVLERAARLAKWGNPLPAGSGRGVALAFAFGSYVANVAEVSVTPTGDVTVKRIVCVADCGRAINPDTIVAQMQSGIVYGLSAALYGQITLKNGRVEQSNFHDYRALRIDEMPPLDISLVDSSEEPGGVGELAVPCVAPAVVNAIFAATGKRLRALPINSNDLKRT, encoded by the coding sequence ATGGAGTCGACCGTCACCACTGCAGCCGAAGTCGCGGTTTCTTCTGGACTAACCCGCCGCTCCTTTCTCTCCCAAAGCATTGCATTGGGCGGTGGGCTTGTCGTCCCGTTCATCTTTCCAGTCACGGGTAGCCGAGCTGCTGTGACCGAAAATCCTGCGAGTGTTACTTTTGAGCCTAATGGCTTTATTCGGGTGACAAGCGAAGGCAAGATCTCGGTCATCATCCCTTATGTGGAAATGGGCCAGGGTATCTACACGGCGCTGACCATGCTGATCGCCGAAGAACTCGACGTTCCGATGCCGAAAGTAGTCGTTGAACACGCGCCTGCGGACGAGAAGCTCTACGCCAATCCCATCCTGGGTACTCAGACAACTGGGGCCTCGTTGTCTGTGCGGGTGACTTGGACTCCGCTCCGCATGGCCGGCGCGACTGCCCGAACGATGCTCGTCTCCGCAGCGGCCGCCACCTGGAAAGTGCCCGCCGATAGTTGCTGCGCTGAGAATGGAGATGTGTCGCACCCGCCCAGCGGCCGCAAGCTTAGCTACGGCGCCCTGGCCGCAATGGCCGCGATCATGCCCGTACCAGAGAAAGTGTCATTGAAGGACCCGGCTCAGTTCAAGCTCATCGGAAAGTCGATCCCGCGCGTCGATACGGTTGCCAAGTCCACGGGCGTTGCGGTGTTTGGCATTGATACACAGATCCCGGGCCTGCTTGTTGCCTCGGTGGCGAGTTCACCGGTCAAGGGCGGTCGAGTCGTCGAGGTTGATGACAGCAAGGCCAAGGCAGTGAGGGGAGTCACGCAAATTGTCGTGCTCGATGACGTGGTCGCAGTTGTCGGCGAGCATACAGGGGCGACCCGCAAGGGGCTTTCGCTGCTGGACATTAGTTGGGACGCAAGTCCGCAAGGCGAGTATTCCACGGAGACACTGACTGCGGAACTCGCGGCGGCTTCCAAACGCAAAGGTGTCATCGCCACGCAAAAAGGCGACGTGGCGGTGTCGCTGGCTGCGGCCGCGACGCGCGTGGACGCCGTGTATCAAAACCCCCTGCTTGCTCATACGACGATGGAGCCCATGAACTGCACCGTGGCGCTCCATCGGGATAGATGCGAGCTCTGGCTGGGTACCCAAGCCGCAACGCGGGTGCAGTCGGCCGCGGCGAAGATCACTGGCCTGCCGCTGGAGGCGGTGGAGGTACACAACCAATTCCTCGGGGGCGGCTTCGGCCGCCGTGTTGAGGCCGATGTCGTCGAGCAGGCGGTGCGCATCGCGCAGAAGGTTGACCGCCCGGTCAAAATCATTTGGAGCCGGGAGGAAGATGTCCAGCACGACTTCTACCGTCCCTACTACTACCATGTTCTATCCGCAGGATTGGATCCATCAGGAAGACCACTCGCCTGGTCGCACCGCGTGGTCGGCTCGTCGACTACCGCGCGTTGGATGCCTCAGTTCTTCAAGGGCGGCCTTGATGGGGACGCGGTCGAGGGCGCGTATGGCCCGTACACCTTTCCCGACGTTTTTATCGACTACGTACGACAGGAGTCGCCGGCGATTAACACGGGATGGTGGCGTGGGGTCGGACCGACGCGCAACACCTTTGTGGTTGAAGGTTTCATCGATGAGCTCGCCTCTACCGCCAAGCAGGACCCGGTCCGCTATCGCGCGGATTTGCTGGCTGAGCATCCGCGGGCGAGCGTCGTTCTGGAACGTGCCGCGCGTCTCGCGAAGTGGGGGAATCCGCTGCCCGCCGGCAGTGGCCGGGGTGTTGCGCTGGCCTTTGCCTTCGGCAGCTACGTCGCGAACGTCGCGGAGGTCTCCGTGACGCCAACTGGGGATGTAACGGTCAAGCGGATTGTCTGCGTCGCCGACTGCGGACGCGCCATCAACCCGGACACCATCGTTGCCCAGATGCAGAGCGGCATCGTCTACGGACTATCTGCCGCCCTGTACGGCCAGATAACGCTGAAGAACGGGCGTGTCGAGCAGAGCAACTTCCACGACTACCGGGCGCTGCGCATCGACGAAATGCCGCCGCTGGATATCTCGCTTGTCGACAGCAGCGAGGAGCCGGGCGGCGTCGGCGAATTGGCCGTTCCGTGTGTCGCGCCTGCCGTCGTGAACGCGATATTTGCCGCCACCGGAAAGCGACTCCGCGCGCTACCCATCAACTCAAATGATCTCAAACGCACATGA
- a CDS encoding enolase C-terminal domain-like protein, giving the protein MKITSIEAIPCNLLTIRPHKLAMAKITVPIMADEPLETVEDAFAFARLGAVDAFSLKVTKHGGFTNTRKVAAVAESAGISLFRRRYDGKRRRDRRFGAAILHTPDLALGLPIARSTAVIGHHRGDSDGLSRFPAHSPTGPGFGVTVDENKRAFHRRDVRHREPAA; this is encoded by the coding sequence ATGAAAATCACTTCGATCGAGGCAATCCCCTGCAATCTGCTGACAATCCGGCCTCACAAACTCGCGATGGCGAAGATCACCGTACCGATCATGGCGGACGAGCCGCTCGAGACAGTCGAGGACGCGTTCGCCTTCGCGCGCTTAGGGGCCGTCGACGCCTTCTCACTCAAGGTAACCAAGCATGGTGGTTTCACCAATACGCGCAAAGTGGCAGCGGTCGCGGAGTCCGCCGGCATCTCGCTTTTTCGGCGGCGGTATGATGGAAAGCGGCGTAGGGACCGCCGCTTCGGCGCAGCTATTCTCCACACTCCCGACCTTGCGCTGGGTTTGCCAATTGCTCGGTCCACTGCTGTTATAGGACACCATCGTGGTGACTCCGACGGTCTATCGCGATTTCCAGCTCACAGTCCCACGGGCCCCGGCTTCGGCGTGACAGTCGATGAAAACAAGCGCGCGTTTCACCGGCGTGACGTCCGGCACCGGGAGCCTGCCGCTTAG
- a CDS encoding bifunctional diguanylate cyclase/phosphodiesterase, translating to MRSDSSISGAAEIPATAATVPHHAATSLRRGPVLWLILSGVLLVAAILIGTALIIGQFRERALSNGERELENTVLLLSRHFDQQLGDLEVPLNDLIDQIHAAGVETPDAFRRQMSTPEMHLLMKAKVSAPTELAGINVYDSEGNLINSSVVAVVPAVNIADRAYFNALKSGPEQRQVELVRSRFSGGIRTVFAHRVSGPNGEFLGVVSRAISPEKFESFFSSVTLGKDAAISMFHRDGTMLARYPHIDAIIGHKFTSAPLFAKVVKEGGRQTLRVRSPIDNQDRLGSAAGLSHFPIVVVATKTVASALTDWREQTRFLIAAAIMSALVTAFILFVIIRQMNRQSLEAQQRLESEKHRLDTALNNMTQGLVLYDASARVVTFNQRYLDMYNLSTDVVKPGCGFFDLILHRKETGSFDGDVEEFCSEILRNIAAGRVNTTIMEIADGRSFQIVNKPLVQGGWVATIEDITERRNLEQERDRTSAFLRQIIDHIPTQITVKDVRDRRYVLANRVAELQFGLPHEAIVGKTPFELFPRAIAEQIAADDDMSLQFPEGLSLDEHRWESKISGSLVITSKRIGIRDQAGEPRYIINVVEDVTERRRADEKIAHLAHYDALTDLPNRVLFRERIEHELQRTSRGNQFALLYIDVDEFKGINDSLGHHVGDELLKAVASRIKSCIRDTDHVARLGGDEFAVIQTDVADIHDVVEFVTRIHEAIRQPHECLGHHLTTDASIGIAMAPQDGTDLDQLIKNADLAMYGAKSNGRRTYRFFEPAMDARAKARLTLERDLRQALMDGGFEIHYQPLVDLNRDEVTGCEALLRWRHPERGMISPADFIPVAEDTGLIVELGEWVLRTACAEAATWPEHIRVSVNVSPVQLKCPTLALKIAGALADSGLAANRLELEITEAVLIHDDETALSILHQLRAIGIRIALDDFGTGYSSLSYLKRFPFDKIKIDRCFISDVAEPGGSSAIVQAVVNIAASRSMTTTAEGVETLEQKQMLCVLGCTEMQGYLFSAAKPDAEVRRLFGPRQQMTSAVA from the coding sequence ATGCGATCGGATTCCAGCATATCGGGCGCAGCTGAAATACCCGCGACCGCGGCGACCGTGCCGCATCACGCGGCCACGTCGTTGCGGCGGGGCCCCGTGCTTTGGCTTATCCTCTCCGGTGTTCTGCTGGTCGCGGCGATCTTGATCGGCACGGCGCTGATCATCGGCCAGTTCCGCGAACGCGCGCTCAGCAATGGCGAGCGCGAACTCGAAAACACCGTGCTGCTGCTCAGCCGCCACTTCGACCAGCAGTTGGGCGATCTCGAAGTTCCCCTCAACGACCTTATCGACCAGATCCACGCGGCAGGCGTGGAAACGCCTGACGCTTTCAGGCGCCAGATGTCGACGCCGGAAATGCACCTGTTGATGAAGGCCAAGGTCAGCGCGCCTACGGAACTCGCAGGCATCAACGTCTACGACTCCGAAGGGAACCTGATCAATTCATCGGTGGTGGCCGTCGTTCCAGCCGTCAACATCGCCGACCGCGCCTATTTCAACGCGCTCAAATCGGGCCCGGAGCAGCGACAGGTCGAACTGGTCCGCAGTCGCTTTTCCGGAGGCATCAGAACGGTCTTTGCCCACAGGGTGAGCGGTCCGAATGGCGAATTCCTGGGCGTTGTTTCGCGTGCGATTTCGCCTGAGAAGTTTGAAAGTTTCTTTTCATCGGTGACCCTCGGAAAGGACGCTGCCATCTCCATGTTCCATCGCGATGGAACGATGCTGGCGCGCTATCCGCACATTGATGCCATTATCGGCCATAAATTCACGTCGGCTCCGCTGTTCGCGAAGGTGGTGAAAGAGGGCGGTCGACAGACCCTGCGCGTGCGAAGTCCGATCGACAATCAGGACCGGCTTGGGTCGGCGGCCGGGTTGAGCCATTTCCCGATCGTGGTGGTCGCGACCAAGACCGTCGCGTCGGCGCTGACCGACTGGCGCGAACAAACCCGGTTCCTGATCGCTGCCGCCATCATGTCGGCGCTGGTGACCGCCTTCATCCTGTTCGTGATCATTCGGCAGATGAACCGGCAAAGCCTGGAAGCCCAGCAACGGCTGGAATCGGAGAAGCACCGGCTCGACACCGCCCTGAACAACATGACGCAGGGCCTCGTACTGTATGACGCTTCCGCACGCGTCGTCACCTTCAACCAGCGCTATCTCGACATGTACAATCTCTCGACAGACGTCGTGAAGCCGGGGTGTGGCTTCTTCGACCTGATCCTCCATCGCAAGGAAACCGGATCGTTTGACGGCGACGTCGAAGAATTCTGTTCGGAGATTCTACGCAACATCGCCGCGGGAAGAGTCAACACCACCATCATGGAGATCGCGGACGGGCGTTCGTTTCAGATCGTCAACAAGCCCCTGGTGCAGGGCGGATGGGTCGCCACGATCGAGGACATCACCGAGCGCCGCAACCTCGAACAGGAACGCGACCGCACCTCCGCATTCCTGCGCCAGATCATCGACCACATTCCGACACAGATCACCGTGAAGGACGTGCGCGACCGCCGCTATGTGCTGGCCAACCGGGTGGCCGAGCTTCAGTTCGGCCTGCCGCACGAGGCGATCGTCGGCAAGACCCCGTTCGAGCTGTTTCCGCGGGCGATCGCCGAGCAGATCGCAGCGGACGACGACATGTCGCTGCAATTCCCCGAGGGCCTGTCGCTGGACGAGCACCGCTGGGAAAGCAAGATATCGGGCAGCCTTGTCATCACCTCGAAACGGATTGGAATCCGGGATCAGGCCGGCGAGCCCCGTTACATCATCAACGTCGTCGAAGACGTCACCGAGCGTCGCCGTGCCGACGAGAAGATCGCGCATCTGGCGCATTATGACGCGCTGACGGACCTGCCAAACCGCGTGCTGTTCCGCGAACGGATCGAACATGAACTGCAGCGAACCAGCCGGGGCAATCAATTCGCCCTGCTCTATATCGACGTCGACGAGTTCAAGGGCATCAACGATTCGCTCGGACATCATGTCGGCGACGAACTCTTGAAGGCGGTGGCCTCGCGGATCAAAAGCTGCATCCGGGATACCGACCACGTCGCGCGGCTCGGCGGCGACGAGTTCGCGGTCATCCAGACCGACGTCGCCGACATCCACGACGTCGTGGAATTCGTGACGCGCATTCATGAGGCGATCCGGCAGCCCCATGAATGCCTCGGCCATCACCTCACCACCGATGCCAGCATCGGCATTGCCATGGCGCCGCAGGACGGCACCGACCTCGACCAGTTGATCAAGAACGCCGATCTGGCGATGTACGGCGCCAAGTCGAACGGCCGCCGCACCTACCGCTTCTTCGAGCCGGCGATGGACGCCCGCGCCAAGGCGCGGCTTACCCTTGAACGGGACCTGCGCCAGGCGCTGATGGACGGCGGCTTCGAGATCCACTACCAGCCGCTGGTCGATCTCAACCGCGACGAGGTCACCGGCTGCGAGGCGCTGTTGCGCTGGCGCCATCCGGAGCGCGGCATGATCTCGCCGGCCGATTTCATCCCCGTCGCGGAAGACACCGGCCTGATTGTCGAGCTCGGCGAATGGGTGCTGCGAACCGCCTGCGCCGAGGCGGCGACCTGGCCGGAGCATATCCGGGTCTCGGTCAACGTCTCGCCGGTCCAGCTGAAATGTCCGACCCTGGCGCTGAAGATCGCCGGCGCGCTCGCGGATTCCGGCCTTGCCGCGAACCGGCTCGAGCTGGAGATCACCGAGGCGGTGCTGATCCACGACGACGAGACCGCGCTTTCCATCCTGCATCAGCTTCGCGCCATCGGCATCCGCATCGCGCTGGACGATTTCGGCACCGGTTATTCCTCGCTGAGCTATCTGAAACGTTTCCCCTTCGACAAGATCAAGATCGACCGCTGCTTCATCAGCGACGTCGCCGAGCCCGGCGGCTCGTCGGCCATCGTCCAGGCGGTGGTGAACATCGCGGCCTCCCGCAGCATGACCACGACCGCGGAAGGCGTCGAAACGCTTGAGCAAAAGCAAATGCTGTGCGTGCTCGGCTGCACCGAGATGCAGGGTTATCTGTTCAGCGCCGCGAAGCCCGACGCCGAGGTGCGGCGCCTGTTCGGCCCGCGCCAGCAGATGACGTCGGCCGTGGCCTGA
- a CDS encoding c-type cytochrome, translated as MKRAVNKCWYIIPCVVVGVALAGFLWIVLGPGPMDFAGGTRVRIADSHGPNPTGVPAELANANLVERGQYLARAADCEACHTAPGGTPFAGGLAFVLPFGTLYSTNITPDPETGVGQYSDADFLKALHSGIDREGRHLYPAMPFASYTLISDSDALAIKAYLFSLKPVHAPPRDDTLIFPFNERWLMGIWSFLFNPDQRFEPNIAQSADWNRGAYLAEALGHCGECHTPRDLFQALDNRQKFVGAIAAGWRAYNITNDRDSGVGAFSNTELSQYLAIGHANGHGTSAGPMAEAVDKSLSKLTQSDIAAMVVYLRSVPAISTPDLPAPKQTPASADHRQSVAANVDPLGKAVFEGTCASCHSWTGVSKLTPFATLTGARAVNDPTAINVAQVIISGAERRTPAGRAFMPAFGGAYSDSEIAAVANYVTARFGAQHSAITPEDVAKLRGLP; from the coding sequence ATGAAGCGGGCTGTAAACAAGTGCTGGTACATCATCCCCTGCGTGGTCGTCGGTGTAGCGCTCGCCGGGTTTTTGTGGATCGTGCTCGGCCCGGGTCCGATGGATTTTGCGGGCGGCACACGCGTGCGGATCGCCGACAGTCACGGGCCCAATCCGACCGGTGTGCCTGCGGAACTCGCGAACGCCAATCTCGTGGAGCGCGGCCAGTACCTGGCGCGCGCCGCGGACTGCGAAGCCTGCCACACGGCGCCCGGTGGCACGCCGTTCGCGGGAGGTCTGGCTTTCGTCCTGCCCTTCGGGACGCTTTACTCGACGAACATCACACCTGACCCGGAAACGGGTGTCGGCCAATATAGCGATGCGGATTTCCTGAAAGCGCTTCACAGCGGAATTGATCGGGAGGGCAGGCACCTTTATCCAGCAATGCCGTTTGCGAGCTACACGTTAATCTCCGATTCGGATGCGCTCGCGATCAAGGCGTATCTCTTCAGTCTCAAGCCGGTTCATGCACCGCCGCGCGACGATACGCTGATATTCCCATTTAACGAACGTTGGCTGATGGGCATTTGGTCATTCCTGTTCAATCCGGACCAGCGCTTCGAACCGAATATAGCACAGAGTGCCGATTGGAATCGCGGCGCCTATCTCGCGGAAGCCCTGGGACACTGCGGGGAATGTCACACGCCACGCGATCTCTTCCAGGCGCTGGACAACAGACAAAAATTCGTCGGCGCCATAGCAGCGGGCTGGCGTGCCTATAACATCACCAATGACCGCGACAGCGGTGTGGGCGCGTTCAGTAATACCGAACTGTCCCAGTATCTTGCCATTGGGCATGCCAATGGCCACGGCACGTCGGCTGGCCCCATGGCCGAGGCGGTGGACAAGAGCCTCAGCAAACTCACGCAAAGCGACATCGCCGCAATGGTCGTCTATCTGCGATCGGTGCCGGCGATCTCAACCCCGGACTTGCCCGCGCCAAAGCAGACGCCGGCGTCTGCCGATCACCGGCAAAGTGTCGCGGCGAACGTCGACCCGCTCGGCAAAGCCGTTTTCGAAGGAACCTGCGCAAGCTGTCATAGTTGGACGGGCGTCAGTAAGCTCACCCCCTTCGCGACGCTGACGGGCGCCCGCGCCGTGAACGACCCGACCGCAATCAATGTCGCGCAGGTCATTATTTCAGGCGCGGAGAGGCGAACTCCCGCTGGCCGCGCATTTATGCCCGCTTTTGGCGGCGCATATTCGGATTCTGAGATCGCAGCCGTTGCCAACTACGTCACCGCACGCTTCGGCGCGCAGCACTCGGCGATCACGCCGGAGGACGTTGCCAAGCTTCGGGGTCTGCCATGA
- a CDS encoding (2Fe-2S)-binding protein translates to MDQVTSSEDSASRPMVTINGRTHTLDVDDDTPLLWVLRDVLGMMGTKFGCGAALCGACTVHVDGVATRSCLLPISGVKGKSVTTIEALGATPVGRRLQTAWIRHEVPQCGYCQSGQLMSAAALLADTPHPDDADIDAAMAGNICRCGTYTRIREAIKAAADPAAAARSFTER, encoded by the coding sequence ATGGACCAAGTGACTTCATCAGAAGACTCGGCTTCACGCCCTATGGTGACAATCAACGGCAGAACTCACACTCTCGATGTCGACGATGACACGCCGTTGCTCTGGGTGCTTCGCGATGTGCTCGGTATGATGGGTACAAAGTTTGGCTGCGGCGCGGCGTTGTGCGGCGCCTGTACCGTCCACGTTGACGGCGTCGCAACACGCTCATGCCTTTTGCCAATCAGCGGCGTCAAAGGCAAATCTGTCACAACGATCGAGGCGCTGGGCGCGACACCGGTGGGTCGACGGCTGCAGACCGCGTGGATCAGGCACGAAGTGCCGCAATGCGGATACTGCCAGTCGGGACAATTGATGTCGGCGGCCGCATTGCTTGCCGATACGCCGCACCCAGACGATGCAGACATCGACGCTGCTATGGCCGGCAACATCTGTCGATGTGGCACCTACACCCGAATCCGCGAAGCCATTAAAGCCGCAGCCGATCCCGCCGCTGCCGCACGCTCATTCACGGAGAGATGA
- a CDS encoding SulP family inorganic anion transporter, with translation MTNNSGSADSPFTGKAWPIFASLQSYSLQFLARDLFAGLTLAAIAIPEQMATARLGGFAPQLGFFAFLAGSLAFAIFGSNRFLSCGADSTITPIFAGGLAALAASGDPQYLVLAASLALMVGLLLLFAGIFRLGWIADLLSIPVTTGFLAGISVHILVSQLPGILGVEAPGGAMLQRMASLATHPNETNPFTLLIGVGVLAIIALSERVNARIPGALIGLALASAAVVLLGLENRGVSVLGAVSAAPPALALPDISAGRLPGLISLSLIIAIVVMVQTAATTRSFPSSPDEPPDVDRDFIGVGVGSILSGLIGAFPVDASPPRTAVVSETGGRSQLAGLAAAAIVIALLAFGAALLGRIPNAALGGVLMFVALRIVRVNQIVSIYRQSLGEFFLIAVTAAAIIVLPIEQGVGLGIALSLLHGIWSTTRARLVVFERVPGTSIWWPPSPHLPGEQEPGIIVAGFQAPLSFLNAYHFRRDVLDALQSRPQAARLLVLEATGIVEIDYTAAQILLELIRKCHADEIDFAVARLESIRAQAAFARFGIGELLGPDHSFRSVEEAIQALGKPGPAKGS, from the coding sequence ATGACCAATAATTCCGGCTCTGCGGATTCGCCTTTCACGGGCAAGGCGTGGCCCATATTCGCTTCGCTACAATCCTACAGCCTTCAATTCCTCGCCCGCGATCTGTTCGCGGGACTGACACTCGCCGCGATCGCCATCCCCGAGCAGATGGCGACCGCCCGGCTCGGCGGGTTTGCCCCGCAACTCGGTTTCTTCGCCTTTCTGGCGGGCTCGCTGGCATTCGCGATATTCGGGAGCAATCGCTTCCTGTCCTGCGGCGCGGATTCGACCATCACGCCGATTTTTGCCGGGGGCCTGGCGGCGCTGGCCGCCTCCGGCGATCCGCAATATCTGGTGCTTGCGGCGTCGCTGGCGCTGATGGTCGGGTTGCTGCTTTTGTTCGCCGGCATTTTTCGGCTGGGCTGGATCGCGGATCTGCTCTCGATACCGGTAACGACGGGCTTTCTCGCCGGCATTTCCGTGCACATCCTGGTTTCCCAACTGCCCGGAATCCTTGGCGTCGAAGCGCCCGGCGGCGCCATGCTGCAGCGCATGGCGAGCCTCGCCACGCATCCGAACGAGACCAATCCGTTTACGCTCCTGATCGGCGTCGGCGTGCTCGCGATCATCGCGTTGTCGGAGCGGGTCAATGCGCGCATTCCCGGCGCCTTGATCGGGCTTGCGCTGGCGAGCGCGGCGGTCGTGCTGCTCGGACTCGAGAACCGCGGCGTCAGCGTTCTCGGCGCTGTCTCCGCCGCGCCGCCGGCGCTTGCGCTGCCGGATATCTCGGCTGGCCGGTTGCCGGGCCTGATATCGCTCAGCCTGATCATCGCGATCGTGGTGATGGTGCAGACGGCAGCGACGACGCGATCCTTTCCTTCCAGTCCCGACGAGCCGCCGGATGTCGACCGCGACTTCATCGGAGTCGGGGTCGGCAGTATCCTGTCCGGACTGATCGGCGCGTTCCCGGTCGATGCCAGCCCGCCGCGTACCGCCGTCGTGTCCGAGACCGGCGGACGCTCCCAGCTCGCGGGTCTCGCCGCCGCGGCGATCGTGATCGCGCTCCTGGCCTTCGGTGCGGCGCTGCTCGGTCGAATCCCGAACGCCGCGCTCGGCGGCGTGTTGATGTTCGTCGCCTTGCGGATCGTCCGCGTTAATCAGATCGTTTCGATCTACCGGCAATCGCTCGGCGAATTTTTTCTGATCGCAGTGACCGCAGCGGCGATCATCGTGCTCCCGATCGAGCAGGGCGTTGGACTCGGAATAGCACTCTCGCTGCTGCACGGCATCTGGAGCACGACGCGGGCCCGGCTGGTGGTGTTCGAACGCGTTCCCGGAACCTCGATCTGGTGGCCGCCGAGCCCGCATCTGCCCGGCGAGCAGGAGCCCGGAATCATCGTCGCCGGGTTTCAGGCGCCCTTGTCCTTTCTCAACGCCTATCATTTCCGGCGCGACGTGCTGGACGCGCTGCAATCCCGGCCGCAAGCGGCGCGATTGTTGGTGCTGGAGGCGACGGGCATCGTCGAGATCGACTACACGGCGGCGCAGATATTGCTCGAGCTCATTCGTAAGTGTCACGCCGATGAAATCGATTTCGCCGTCGCACGGCTGGAGTCGATCCGTGCGCAGGCGGCGTTCGCCCGGTTTGGCATCGGCGAGCTGCTCGGCCCGGATCATTCCTTTCGCAGCGTCGAGGAGGCCATCCAGGCGCTTGGTAAACCGGGCCCGGCCAAAGGCAGTTGA
- a CDS encoding LLM class flavin-dependent oxidoreductase gives MRPLEFGWYLPTHGDTTAYGVAAAQVAGSPELCDRVVQAAEQAGFEYLLIPVGSVCWEAWITGAFMAARSSKIKPLIAARPGYINPVLLAKMISTFDQMSGGRICINLIAGQNESEVEGEGVRYAKEERYALMEEEVSILKALWTTRGPVHFEGKFHTLSGAHIRPRPLQQPFPKFYLGGGSRQAWEMSAKHSDVHLFWGDLPERIAANIAEIREMAKVHGREDSIGFGMRLQVICREDERDAWEAADILVRDATERQKQEMKTLYSKSEANLRVQQLAREHGDLLLPHLWTGITKVRPGAGIAVVGNPAQCAGTLQQFIDAGCHSFCLSGYLHDEEAERFGRLVRPILAENNRGRLAA, from the coding sequence ATGCGTCCGCTGGAATTCGGCTGGTATCTGCCCACGCATGGTGACACCACGGCCTATGGCGTGGCTGCGGCCCAGGTGGCGGGCTCGCCCGAATTGTGCGACCGCGTGGTGCAGGCGGCAGAGCAAGCCGGGTTCGAATATCTGCTGATCCCGGTCGGCTCGGTGTGCTGGGAGGCCTGGATCACCGGGGCCTTCATGGCGGCGCGTTCGTCGAAGATAAAGCCGCTGATCGCCGCCCGGCCCGGCTACATCAATCCGGTGCTGCTGGCGAAGATGATCTCGACCTTCGACCAGATGTCGGGCGGGCGCATCTGCATCAATCTGATCGCGGGCCAGAACGAAAGCGAAGTCGAGGGCGAGGGGGTCCGCTACGCTAAGGAAGAGCGCTACGCGCTGATGGAGGAGGAGGTTTCGATCCTCAAGGCGCTATGGACCACGCGCGGACCGGTGCATTTCGAGGGTAAATTCCACACGCTGTCCGGCGCGCATATCCGGCCGCGGCCGCTGCAGCAGCCGTTTCCGAAATTCTATCTCGGCGGCGGCTCGCGGCAGGCCTGGGAAATGTCGGCGAAGCATTCCGACGTGCATTTGTTCTGGGGCGACCTGCCGGAGCGGATCGCCGCGAATATCGCCGAGATCCGGGAGATGGCGAAGGTCCATGGCCGCGAGGACTCAATCGGCTTCGGCATGCGGCTGCAGGTGATCTGCCGCGAGGACGAACGGGACGCGTGGGAGGCCGCCGACATTTTGGTGCGCGACGCGACCGAGCGGCAGAAGCAGGAGATGAAGACGCTCTACAGCAAGTCCGAGGCCAATCTGCGCGTGCAGCAACTCGCGCGCGAGCATGGCGACCTGTTGCTGCCGCATCTATGGACCGGCATCACCAAGGTCCGGCCCGGCGCCGGCATCGCCGTCGTCGGCAACCCCGCACAATGCGCCGGTACGCTGCAGCAATTCATCGATGCCGGCTGCCATTCGTTCTGCCTGTCCGGCTATCTGCACGACGAGGAGGCCGAGCGCTTCGGCCGGCTGGTGCGCCCGATCCTGGCCGAAAACAATCGCGGCAGATTGGCAGCGTAG